One window of the Leptotrichia massiliensis genome contains the following:
- a CDS encoding dicarboxylate/amino acid:cation symporter, protein MKKIGLVPRLIIAITLGIVLGLVLPSPVIRIFVTFSSLFSKYLSFVIPFMIIGFVVTGISDLRQGAGKLLGITTLIAYVSTIVAGSLSYLMATNIFPKILNFTSFAAIEHPEKNLLTAYFEIPLAPMFDVTSAIVFAFIMGLSISWLRNNGEGQTTYNLFREFSKIITKLLSTSVIPLLPVYIFGTFMNMTYSGQMFTTLSIFLKVFVCVIILHILYISALFVFAGALSGKNPFTCMKNQIPGYFTALGTQSSAATIPINLECAKRNGTSPEIREFVVPLCATIHLAGSIITITSCVVTVLMMNNMAYDVTKVFPFILVLGVAMVAAPGAPGGAIMSALPFLGMVGIAANSPLASLLIALYITQDSFGTAANVSGDNAIAIIVDWIYHKFIKK, encoded by the coding sequence ATGAAAAAAATCGGGCTTGTGCCACGTTTAATTATCGCAATAACGCTTGGTATAGTACTGGGGTTAGTTTTACCAAGTCCTGTTATTAGGATTTTTGTGACTTTTTCGTCGCTATTTAGCAAGTATTTATCTTTTGTTATTCCGTTTATGATAATCGGATTTGTTGTGACAGGAATTTCAGATTTACGTCAAGGAGCAGGAAAATTGCTGGGAATTACTACATTGATAGCTTATGTTTCCACAATTGTGGCAGGAAGTTTATCTTATCTTATGGCAACTAATATTTTTCCAAAAATTCTTAATTTTACCTCTTTTGCAGCAATAGAACATCCTGAGAAAAATCTTTTAACAGCTTATTTCGAAATTCCTCTCGCACCAATGTTTGATGTAACTTCAGCAATCGTTTTTGCCTTTATAATGGGGCTTTCAATAAGCTGGCTTAGAAATAATGGTGAAGGACAAACTACCTACAACCTTTTTCGTGAGTTTTCAAAAATAATCACAAAATTACTGAGCACATCGGTTATTCCTCTACTTCCAGTCTACATTTTTGGAACATTTATGAACATGACTTACAGCGGACAAATGTTTACAACGCTTTCTATTTTCTTAAAAGTTTTTGTTTGTGTGATAATTCTTCACATTTTATATATTTCAGCTTTATTTGTATTCGCTGGAGCACTTTCAGGAAAAAATCCATTTACTTGTATGAAAAATCAGATTCCTGGCTATTTTACAGCACTTGGAACACAATCTTCAGCAGCAACAATCCCAATAAATTTGGAATGTGCAAAACGAAACGGAACATCGCCTGAAATACGTGAATTTGTAGTGCCATTATGTGCCACAATCCATTTAGCAGGAAGTATCATTACAATAACAAGCTGTGTTGTTACCGTTCTTATGATGAACAATATGGCTTACGATGTAACAAAAGTTTTCCCATTTATCCTAGTTCTAGGAGTTGCAATGGTAGCCGCACCTGGAGCACCTGGAGGAGCAATAATGTCAGCACTTCCATTTCTAGGAATGGTTGGAATTGCCGCAAACAGTCCTTTAGCTTCACTTCTAATTGCTCTTTACATAACACAGGACAGCTTTGGAACAGCGGCAAATGTATCTGGGGATAATGCAATAGCTATTATAGTTGACTGGATTTATCATAAATTTATAAAAAAATAA
- a CDS encoding alpha-ketoacid dehydrogenase subunit beta, with amino-acid sequence METKLMSVKEAIITAMSEEMRKDENVFLMGEDVGIFGGDFGTSVGMLEEFGPERIKDMPISESAISGAAIGAAMTGLRPIVDVTFMDFIVYMMDNIINQAAKTRYMFGGKGQVPVTFRCAAGSGVGSAAQHSQSLESWFTHIPGVKVVAPGTPADVKGLLKSAIRDNNPVIFLEYKAQYNMKGEVPTDPEFIIPLGKGEIKKEGKDITIVTYGRMLERVMKAAEIAESEGISVEVVDPRTLIPLDKEIILNSVKKTGRVILVNDAHKTSGFIGEISAIISESDTFDYLDHPIVRLAGEDVPIPYNHALETAMVPSVEKIVEAIRKVKNKQ; translated from the coding sequence ATGGAAACAAAGTTGATGTCTGTAAAAGAGGCAATTATTACAGCAATGTCGGAAGAGATGAGAAAAGATGAAAATGTATTTTTAATGGGAGAAGATGTAGGAATTTTTGGAGGAGATTTTGGAACATCGGTTGGAATGCTGGAAGAATTTGGACCAGAAAGAATAAAAGATATGCCAATTTCAGAATCTGCAATTTCTGGAGCTGCGATTGGTGCGGCAATGACAGGGCTTCGTCCAATAGTTGATGTAACATTCATGGATTTTATTGTTTATATGATGGATAACATTATAAATCAGGCGGCAAAAACTAGATATATGTTTGGTGGAAAAGGGCAAGTGCCTGTAACTTTCAGATGTGCGGCAGGTTCTGGAGTTGGATCGGCAGCACAGCATTCACAGTCACTTGAGTCTTGGTTTACTCACATTCCAGGAGTAAAAGTTGTTGCACCGGGGACACCTGCAGATGTAAAAGGGCTTTTAAAATCAGCAATTCGTGATAATAACCCAGTAATTTTCCTTGAATATAAAGCACAATACAATATGAAAGGTGAAGTTCCTACAGATCCTGAATTTATTATTCCGCTAGGAAAAGGAGAAATTAAAAAAGAAGGAAAAGATATTACAATTGTAACTTATGGAAGAATGCTGGAAAGAGTAATGAAGGCGGCGGAAATTGCAGAAAGTGAAGGGATTAGCGTAGAAGTGGTGGATCCTAGAACATTGATTCCGCTAGACAAGGAAATTATTTTGAATTCTGTTAAAAAAACAGGAAGAGTAATTTTAGTAAATGATGCTCACAAAACAAGTGGATTTATTGGAGAAATCTCTGCAATTATTTCAGAAAGTGACACATTTGACTATTTGGATCATCCAATTGTGAGGTTAGCTGGAGAAGATGTACCGATACCTTATAATCACGCTCTTGAAACAGCAATGGTTCCAAGCGTGGAAAAAATTGTAGAAGCAATTAGAAAAGTAAAAAATAAACAGTAA
- a CDS encoding S-ribosylhomocysteine lyase — MERIASFTVDHIRLNRGIYVSRIDEVNGNYLTSFDIRMKLPNREPVINIAELHTMEHLGATFLRNHPTWKDEIVYFGPMGCRTGFYLILKGKLESKDIVDLMKELYKFMAEFKGAIPGATAIECGNYLDQNLAMANFESKRFLEETLENLTEANLVYPE; from the coding sequence ATGGAAAGAATAGCAAGTTTTACAGTGGATCACATCAGATTAAACAGAGGAATTTATGTCTCAAGAATAGACGAAGTTAATGGAAATTATTTAACAAGTTTTGATATAAGAATGAAATTGCCAAACAGGGAGCCAGTAATAAACATTGCTGAACTTCATACAATGGAGCATTTGGGAGCAACTTTTTTGAGAAATCATCCAACTTGGAAAGATGAAATCGTATATTTTGGGCCTATGGGATGCAGAACAGGATTTTATCTTATCTTAAAAGGAAAACTGGAATCAAAGGACATTGTTGATTTAATGAAGGAACTTTACAAATTTATGGCAGAATTTAAAGGAGCAATCCCAGGAGCAACTGCAATTGAATGTGGAAACTATTTGGATCAAAACTTGGCGATGGCTAATTTTGAGTCGAAAAGATTTTTGGAAGAAACTTTGGAGAATTTGACGGAAGCGAATTTGGTTTATCCTGAATAG
- the tgt gene encoding tRNA guanosine(34) transglycosylase Tgt: MCIEKENKDFKNPIEYKLEKKDGNARAGVIKTPHGEIKTPVFMPVGTQATVKAMTREELEEINSQIILGNTYHLYLRPGDELVNDFGGLHKFMRWDKPILTDSGGFQVFSLGDLRKIKEEGVHFRSHLDGSKHFLSPEKSISIQNNLGSDIMMVLDECPPGLSTREYLIPSIERTTRWAKRCIEANRNKDKQGLFAIVQGGIYEDLRDKSFEELYEHDYGFAGYALGGLAVGEPREDMYRILKYSTPKLPENKPRYLMGVGEPVDMLEAVEHGIDMMDCVQPTRIGRHGTVFTKYGRLVIKNAIYSRDDRPLDEGCDCYACKNYTRAYIRHLFKAGEILGQRLATYHNLHFLLKLMDNAREAIIDGRFKEYKEEVLKNYAMGKESEWIKPKSI, from the coding sequence ATGTGTATTGAAAAAGAAAATAAAGATTTTAAAAATCCAATAGAATATAAATTAGAAAAAAAAGATGGAAATGCACGTGCTGGAGTTATAAAAACACCACATGGAGAGATAAAAACACCAGTATTTATGCCAGTTGGTACACAGGCGACTGTAAAGGCGATGACTAGAGAGGAATTGGAAGAGATTAATTCTCAAATTATTTTAGGAAATACATATCATTTGTATTTACGTCCTGGAGATGAGCTGGTAAATGATTTTGGCGGTCTTCATAAATTTATGAGATGGGATAAGCCAATACTTACTGATAGTGGCGGATTTCAAGTATTTAGTCTTGGAGATTTGAGAAAGATAAAAGAGGAAGGGGTTCATTTTCGTTCGCATTTAGATGGATCAAAACATTTTTTATCGCCTGAAAAATCTATTTCGATTCAAAATAATCTAGGAAGTGATATTATGATGGTGCTGGATGAATGCCCGCCAGGACTGTCAACTCGTGAATATTTGATTCCGTCCATTGAAAGAACTACGAGATGGGCAAAGCGTTGTATTGAAGCAAATAGAAATAAGGATAAGCAAGGGCTTTTTGCAATTGTGCAAGGTGGAATTTATGAGGATTTACGGGATAAAAGTTTTGAGGAGCTGTATGAGCATGATTATGGGTTTGCTGGATATGCTTTAGGAGGACTTGCAGTAGGAGAGCCACGTGAGGATATGTATAGAATTTTAAAATATAGTACACCAAAACTGCCTGAAAATAAGCCACGTTATTTAATGGGAGTGGGAGAGCCTGTGGATATGCTTGAAGCTGTGGAACATGGAATTGATATGATGGATTGCGTTCAGCCTACAAGAATTGGTAGACACGGTACTGTATTTACGAAGTATGGACGTCTTGTTATAAAAAATGCGATTTATTCAAGAGATGACAGACCACTTGATGAAGGTTGTGACTGTTATGCCTGCAAAAATTATACGAGAGCGTATATAAGACATTTATTCAAGGCTGGAGAAATTTTGGGACAAAGGCTTGCAACATATCATAATTTGCATTTTTTGCTAAAACTTATGGATAATGCACGTGAGGCAATTATTGATGGAAGGTTTAAGGAATATAAGGAAGAAGTGCTGAAAAACTATGCCATGGGGAAAGAAAGTGAATGGATAAAGCCAAAGTCGATATAA
- a CDS encoding DIP1984 family protein, with protein sequence MKIAEALILRADIQKRIAQLKTRLNNNAKVQEHEEPTENPQHLLTELDSLISQLNDLIIKINKTNTLSKIDGISLVELIAKKDTLSQKAGILREFIEIASQKINLYSTTEIKVFSTINVPAQQKQLDKLSKEIRETDTKLQQANWTIDLIEE encoded by the coding sequence TTGAAAATTGCTGAAGCTCTTATTTTACGTGCAGATATTCAAAAAAGAATTGCACAATTAAAAACAAGACTTAACAATAATGCTAAAGTTCAGGAACACGAAGAACCTACTGAAAATCCTCAACATTTATTAACTGAATTAGACAGCTTAATTTCTCAATTAAATGATTTAATAATAAAAATAAACAAAACAAATACTCTTTCAAAGATTGATGGAATTTCATTAGTCGAATTAATTGCAAAAAAGGACACACTTTCACAAAAAGCAGGAATCCTGCGTGAATTTATAGAAATTGCAAGCCAAAAGATAAATCTTTATTCGACAACGGAAATAAAAGTTTTTAGTACAATCAATGTTCCAGCACAGCAGAAGCAGCTGGATAAATTGTCTAAGGAAATTCGTGAAACTGATACAAAATTACAGCAGGCAAACTGGACTATTGATTTGATTGAAGAATAA
- a CDS encoding META domain-containing protein — protein sequence MKKRFFLVGIFTMLLLCCGFLNAAVKKRDSVSTNLNGTSWKLTEIKKNGRNSRIPEKANVTINFLKYNINGFGGTNGYSGSYKLNSNSTLSATVSSTLTGGAQDLMNLEQDFFDILQSNPVIKYNKDTLTLTNKREIWTFKNPDTVNQTDNDSLPLSNLNETSWKLTQIKKNRFNSYISENTSVTINFSKNKINGFGGINEYSGNYKINRNSTLSATVTSTLMGGSLDLMNLEQDFFDILQSNPVIKYNKDTLTLTNKTGDIWTFKKSNTVNQNDKDSLSLLNLKKKLLNTSWKLIDISDTKMRKILTTNKIRITLNFSEDRIHGDSGVNNYFSNYIMASDNIMVGPIGSTKMAGPDNFMRLENQYLNILQNSKKIKLDNNRLTFMTDDGKTLTFKEM from the coding sequence ATGAAAAAAAGATTTTTTTTAGTTGGAATTTTTACAATGCTTCTTTTATGCTGTGGTTTTTTGAATGCGGCTGTGAAAAAAAGAGACTCTGTTAGCACTAATTTGAATGGAACTTCATGGAAATTGACAGAAATCAAGAAAAATGGACGGAATTCCCGTATTCCAGAAAAAGCAAATGTTACTATTAATTTCTTAAAATATAATATCAACGGATTTGGAGGAACTAACGGATATTCAGGAAGTTATAAATTAAACAGTAATTCTACTCTTTCTGCCACAGTAAGTTCAACTTTAACAGGAGGTGCTCAAGATCTAATGAATCTCGAACAGGATTTCTTTGATATTCTGCAATCCAACCCTGTGATTAAATACAACAAGGATACTTTAACTTTAACTAACAAGCGAGAGATTTGGACTTTTAAAAATCCTGATACAGTTAATCAAACAGACAACGATTCACTTCCTCTTTCAAATTTAAATGAAACTTCATGGAAGTTAACTCAAATTAAGAAAAATAGATTTAATTCTTATATTTCAGAAAATACAAGTGTTACTATTAATTTTTCAAAAAATAAGATTAATGGATTTGGTGGAATCAATGAATATTCAGGAAATTATAAAATTAACAGAAATTCTACTCTTTCTGCCACAGTAACTTCAACTTTGATGGGAGGTTCTCTAGATTTAATGAATCTCGAACAGGATTTCTTTGATATTCTGCAATCCAACCCTGTGATTAAATACAACAAGGATACTTTAACTTTAACTAACAAGACTGGCGATATTTGGACTTTTAAAAAGTCAAATACAGTTAATCAGAATGACAAGGATTCACTTTCTCTTTTAAATTTGAAAAAAAAATTATTGAATACTAGCTGGAAACTTATTGATATTTCTGACACAAAAATGAGAAAGATATTGACAACAAATAAAATAAGAATTACTCTTAATTTTTCAGAAGACAGAATACATGGCGATTCAGGAGTAAACAACTATTTTTCAAATTACATAATGGCATCAGATAATATTATGGTTGGACCTATCGGCTCTACAAAAATGGCAGGTCCAGATAACTTTATGAGACTTGAAAACCAATATTTGAATATTTTACAAAATTCAAAAAAGATTAAATTAGATAATAATCGTTTGACTTTTATGACAGATGATGGAAAAACATTGACATTTAAAGAAATGTAG
- a CDS encoding dihydrolipoamide acetyltransferase: MENNELRATPAARKLAQQMGLDLFLVKGSGANGRVHKEDVETFKFEKHVRISPLARKIALDHNIELENVVGTGHNGKIMRDDILKLIAKPQETEDLARHEKAVVAEEKAVAQQDIEIVPMTAMRKVISKRMTESYLTAPTFALNYEIDMTETIALRKKILDTILESTGKKITITDIISFAVIKTLLKHKFVNSSLSEDGTQIILHNYVNLAIAVGFDGGLLVPVVKGADKMTLSELVVESKKIVKKALDMKLTPDEQSGSTFTISNLGMFGVQSFNPIINQPNSAILGVSSTVEKPVVVNGEITVRPMMTLTLTIDHRVVDGLAGAKFMQDLKNALENPIALLI; this comes from the coding sequence ATGGAAAATAATGAGTTAAGAGCCACTCCTGCGGCACGTAAATTAGCACAGCAGATGGGACTTGATCTTTTTCTTGTAAAAGGCAGTGGAGCAAATGGACGTGTTCATAAGGAAGATGTGGAAACATTTAAATTTGAAAAGCACGTAAGAATATCGCCCCTTGCTAGAAAAATAGCATTAGATCATAACATTGAACTTGAAAATGTTGTTGGAACAGGGCATAATGGGAAAATAATGCGGGATGATATTTTGAAATTGATTGCTAAGCCACAGGAAACAGAAGACTTGGCAAGACATGAAAAGGCTGTTGTTGCAGAAGAAAAAGCAGTTGCACAGCAGGATATAGAAATCGTGCCAATGACGGCAATGAGAAAAGTTATTTCAAAACGTATGACAGAAAGTTACCTGACTGCACCTACATTTGCACTTAATTATGAAATTGACATGACGGAAACTATTGCACTTAGAAAAAAAATATTGGATACAATCTTGGAAAGTACAGGTAAAAAAATAACAATAACAGATATTATTTCGTTTGCAGTAATCAAGACTTTATTGAAGCACAAATTTGTAAATTCAAGTCTATCGGAAGACGGAACACAAATTATTCTGCATAATTATGTAAACTTAGCGATTGCAGTAGGATTTGATGGTGGACTTCTTGTACCTGTTGTAAAAGGTGCAGATAAAATGACACTTAGCGAATTAGTTGTTGAATCTAAGAAGATAGTGAAAAAAGCATTAGATATGAAGTTGACGCCTGATGAACAAAGTGGAAGTACATTTACAATCAGTAATCTTGGAATGTTTGGAGTGCAAAGCTTTAATCCAATAATAAATCAGCCAAATTCAGCAATCTTGGGAGTTTCTTCTACAGTTGAAAAGCCTGTTGTTGTAAATGGCGAAATTACAGTTCGTCCAATGATGACTTTAACACTTACAATTGATCACAGAGTGGTAGATGGACTTGCGGGAGCTAAATTTATGCAAGACTTGAAAAATGCTTTGGAAAATCCAATCGCTTTGTTAATTTAG
- a CDS encoding thiamine pyrophosphate-dependent dehydrogenase E1 component subunit alpha: MELSKGKLLNIYERMLSIRNFDLKVNQLVKRGMVPGMTHLSVGEEAANVGAIAALNADDLITSNHRGHGQVIAKGIDLNGMMAEIMGKATGTCKGKGGSMHIADLESGNLGANGIVGGGHGMAVGAAYTQKVKNTGKIVVCFFGDGATNEGSFHEAMNLASVWNVPVIFYSINNGYGISTSINKVTKVEHLYKRAAAYGMPGYFIEDGNDVLSVYETFEKAVEHVREGKGPVFIESITYRWFGHSSSDPGKYRTKEEVDGWKLKDPNLKFRNYLLENNIATEEELVELEQKSKKQIEDAVEFAKNSPEPTLESAFEDIFAN, encoded by the coding sequence ATGGAATTGTCAAAAGGTAAATTGCTGAATATTTATGAACGAATGCTCAGTATAAGAAATTTTGATTTGAAGGTAAATCAGCTTGTAAAAAGAGGAATGGTGCCTGGAATGACACATTTGTCAGTAGGAGAAGAAGCGGCGAATGTTGGTGCTATTGCGGCATTGAATGCTGATGATTTGATAACATCTAATCATAGAGGACATGGGCAGGTTATCGCTAAAGGGATTGACTTGAATGGGATGATGGCTGAAATTATGGGAAAGGCCACTGGAACTTGTAAAGGTAAAGGTGGTTCAATGCACATTGCCGATTTAGAAAGTGGAAACTTGGGAGCAAATGGAATTGTTGGTGGTGGACACGGAATGGCAGTTGGTGCGGCTTATACTCAAAAAGTAAAAAATACTGGAAAAATTGTAGTTTGTTTCTTTGGAGATGGAGCCACAAATGAAGGAAGTTTTCATGAGGCTATGAATTTGGCATCAGTATGGAATGTTCCTGTTATATTTTATTCAATTAATAACGGTTATGGAATCAGTACGTCAATTAATAAAGTTACAAAAGTGGAACATTTGTATAAAAGGGCTGCGGCTTATGGAATGCCAGGATATTTTATTGAAGATGGAAATGATGTTCTGTCAGTATATGAAACGTTTGAAAAGGCTGTGGAGCATGTAAGAGAAGGAAAAGGACCAGTCTTCATTGAAAGCATAACTTACAGATGGTTTGGACATTCTAGTTCAGATCCAGGAAAATATAGAACAAAAGAGGAAGTTGACGGATGGAAGTTAAAAGATCCTAACTTAAAATTTAGAAATTACTTGCTTGAAAATAATATTGCAACAGAGGAAGAATTAGTAGAACTTGAACAAAAATCGAAAAAACAGATTGAAGATGCAGTGGAATTTGCGAAAAATAGTCCAGAACCTACTTTGGAATCTGCATTTGAAGATATATTTGCAAATTAG
- a CDS encoding TatD family hydrolase, with translation MSKIIDTHTHIYDKQFEEDFDDVMKRIEDELEGIVSIGFDLESSLKSIELANRYSFVNAVIGVHPVDIKKYSDEVEKELERLALTEKKVVAIGEIGLDYHWMEDPKDVQIAGFRKQMELAERVKKPVVIHTREALQDTLDVLKDYKNVGGILHCYPGSLEAAKPFLDRYYLGIGGTLTFKNNKKTKELVKELPLEKIVLETDCPYLTPVPFRGKRNEPIYTKYVAEEVAGIKEISVEQVIKVTTENAKKIYGI, from the coding sequence ATGAGTAAAATAATTGATACGCATACACACATTTATGATAAACAGTTTGAAGAGGACTTCGATGATGTGATGAAAAGAATTGAGGATGAGCTGGAAGGGATTGTAAGCATTGGGTTTGATTTAGAAAGTTCACTTAAAAGCATTGAGCTTGCGAATAGATATTCGTTTGTGAATGCGGTGATTGGAGTTCATCCTGTGGATATAAAAAAATATAGTGATGAAGTGGAAAAAGAACTGGAAAGATTGGCATTGACTGAGAAAAAAGTTGTCGCAATTGGAGAAATTGGGCTGGATTATCACTGGATGGAAGATCCGAAGGATGTTCAGATTGCTGGATTTAGAAAGCAGATGGAACTTGCAGAAAGGGTAAAAAAACCAGTTGTTATCCATACAAGAGAGGCTTTGCAGGATACACTTGATGTTTTAAAGGATTATAAAAATGTTGGCGGAATTTTGCATTGTTATCCAGGTTCTTTAGAAGCGGCAAAGCCGTTTTTAGATAGGTATTACTTGGGAATTGGTGGTACTTTGACGTTTAAAAATAATAAAAAGACGAAGGAGCTTGTGAAGGAGTTGCCTTTGGAAAAAATTGTTCTGGAAACAGATTGTCCGTATTTGACACCTGTGCCTTTTCGAGGGAAAAGAAATGAGCCGATTTATACAAAATATGTAGCGGAAGAAGTTGCTGGAATCAAGGAAATTTCGGTAGAGCAAGTTATTAAAGTAACTACTGAAAATGCTAAGAAAATTTATGGAATATAA
- a CDS encoding AIPR family protein: MDNNFFKQIKEDIEKYQEDFKNIRNIKKDEWAFNYWVLDKLFYEEEELIEEKIIEYNDMGIDAYEFYEDTKELFLIQNKYYTDKTKLNINYVKNDFLLRGITALENGTYNRSEELQNIFDKYKNDPEFTVYLELYVTNDLVSVEIEEYIKKFNKRNSKYISKVYYLKDIKEKYYGESEQNRKELKVQIKTVNKGTALNINPEAYNLKNIINAKYVLTPVSNIFEIYKKSKNEGYPIFDKNIREYLGNNKINKKIYNTLMDEKDRNNFFYYNNGITIICDKIGTFKSLKDKNKLLQSIEIKNPQIVNGCQTVNSIYEALKNSNEMNVEEEYKNTFVMVKILEIDRNNFEEEELYNDIVKYNNSQNSINEKNFIANNEIFRRLQVEFEKKGFLLLIKQSDKESFKRKYKTISKLIDSNNQNIKKFKLKEIKKLNDLHINLEKLLQVINAFVESGYNAYTEKKNMLKLDKKEYNRAVDFIKQTTNDDILNLYLLYKKLEEVKKEDINGRIPILYYAIDSFAKFECDNRQINKIKENLDSSSKIEKIIKISRLVSSYYIEEYKEKYGLEYNAMIKKQIDYKILSKGRSRALELLEMQL, from the coding sequence ATGGATAACAATTTTTTTAAACAAATTAAAGAAGATATCGAAAAGTATCAAGAAGATTTCAAAAATATTAGAAATATAAAAAAGGATGAATGGGCATTTAATTATTGGGTACTAGATAAACTTTTTTATGAAGAAGAAGAATTAATCGAAGAAAAAATAATAGAGTATAATGACATGGGAATAGACGCGTATGAATTTTATGAAGATACAAAAGAGTTATTTTTGATACAAAATAAATATTATACAGATAAAACTAAATTAAATATAAATTATGTAAAAAATGATTTTTTATTAAGAGGTATAACGGCTTTAGAAAATGGAACATATAATAGATCTGAAGAGTTACAAAATATATTTGATAAATATAAAAATGACCCAGAATTTACTGTCTATTTAGAGCTTTATGTAACAAACGATTTGGTATCAGTAGAAATAGAAGAATATATAAAAAAATTTAATAAAAGAAATTCTAAATACATTTCTAAAGTATATTACTTAAAAGATATAAAAGAAAAATATTATGGAGAAAGTGAACAAAATAGAAAAGAATTAAAAGTTCAAATAAAAACTGTAAATAAAGGTACAGCATTGAATATAAATCCAGAAGCCTACAATTTAAAAAATATTATAAATGCTAAGTATGTGTTAACACCAGTTTCAAATATATTTGAAATATATAAAAAATCTAAAAATGAAGGATATCCAATATTTGATAAAAATATAAGAGAATATTTAGGAAATAATAAAATTAATAAAAAAATCTATAATACACTTATGGATGAGAAAGATAGAAATAATTTTTTCTACTATAATAATGGAATAACAATAATATGCGATAAAATTGGTACTTTTAAATCTTTAAAAGATAAAAATAAATTATTACAAAGTATTGAAATTAAAAATCCACAAATAGTAAATGGATGTCAAACGGTGAACTCTATATATGAAGCTTTAAAAAATAGTAATGAAATGAATGTAGAAGAAGAATATAAAAATACATTTGTTATGGTAAAAATTTTAGAAATTGATAGAAATAATTTTGAAGAAGAAGAATTATACAATGATATAGTGAAATATAACAATTCACAAAATTCTATTAATGAAAAAAATTTTATAGCAAATAATGAAATTTTTAGAAGATTACAGGTAGAATTTGAAAAAAAAGGTTTTTTACTTTTAATTAAACAAAGTGATAAAGAATCATTTAAAAGGAAATATAAAACAATTTCTAAATTAATAGATTCAAATAATCAAAACATTAAAAAATTTAAATTAAAAGAAATTAAAAAACTGAATGATCTACATATTAATTTGGAGAAATTATTACAAGTAATAAATGCTTTTGTAGAAAGTGGTTATAATGCATATACTGAAAAGAAAAATATGTTAAAATTAGATAAAAAAGAATACAATAGAGCAGTAGATTTTATAAAACAAACAACAAATGATGATATATTGAATTTATATTTATTATATAAAAAATTAGAAGAAGTAAAAAAAGAGGATATAAATGGTAGGATTCCTATTTTATATTATGCAATAGATTCTTTTGCTAAATTTGAATGTGATAATAGACAGATTAATAAGATAAAAGAAAATCTTGATAGTAGTTCTAAGATAGAAAAGATTATAAAAATATCGAGACTTGTAAGTAGTTATTATATAGAGGAGTATAAAGAAAAATATGGTTTAGAGTATAATGCTATGATAAAAAAACAAATTGACTATAAAATTTTATCAAAAGGAAGATCACGTGCTTTAGAATTGTTAGAAATGCAACTTTAG